A single region of the Arthrobacter sp. zg-Y20 genome encodes:
- a CDS encoding transcription antitermination factor NusB, translating to MTSQNSRNEKGHERRRAAVKTRTAAAPGQRTRAADPARLVAFEVLRAVSGEDAYANLVLPKSIRKHRLDKRDAGFATELAYGALRGQGTYDAILAKCVDRPLERLDPAVLDALRIGVHQLLAMRVPAHAALDQTVGLARAVIGAGPSALINAVLRKVSARSMEDWVQLLTEGEPDAVKRSAIEHSHPEWIVRALRQSLVAHGRSVDEITDLLRADNDAPVVNLVALPGLGDLDEARKAGAVDGELVKDSALFSAGDVGRLDSVRAGTTRVQDAGSQLVARALAELKLDGSSIDEDGVEKWLDMCAGPGGKAALLAALAHEQGAVLLANEPAPHRAQLVRQALEAVPGETWNVRTGDGRTIAEDYPETFDRILVDAPCTGLGALRRRPESRWRRQPGDVGELGILQRELLTTAVDAVKPGGVVAYVTCSPHPAETTAVVSDVMRKRNDLELLDAGAALDAVSLPGALEAGHESTAQLWPHIHATDAMFLALIRRKI from the coding sequence ATGACCTCCCAGAATTCCCGTAACGAAAAGGGCCACGAACGCCGCCGCGCCGCTGTGAAGACCCGCACCGCCGCAGCACCCGGCCAGCGCACCCGTGCTGCCGATCCCGCCCGGCTGGTGGCCTTCGAGGTGCTCCGCGCGGTTTCCGGTGAGGACGCCTACGCCAACCTGGTGCTGCCCAAGAGCATCCGCAAGCACCGCCTGGACAAGCGCGACGCCGGGTTCGCCACTGAGCTGGCCTACGGCGCGCTGCGCGGCCAGGGCACCTACGACGCCATCCTGGCCAAGTGCGTGGACCGGCCGCTGGAACGCCTGGATCCCGCAGTGCTTGATGCCCTGCGGATCGGCGTCCACCAGCTGCTCGCGATGCGGGTGCCGGCCCATGCTGCCCTGGACCAGACCGTGGGCCTGGCCCGCGCCGTCATCGGCGCCGGACCTTCCGCCCTGATCAATGCCGTGCTGCGCAAGGTTTCGGCCCGCAGCATGGAGGACTGGGTCCAGCTGCTCACCGAAGGTGAACCGGACGCCGTGAAGCGCTCCGCCATTGAACACAGCCACCCGGAATGGATTGTCCGCGCCCTGCGCCAGTCCCTGGTGGCGCACGGGCGCAGCGTGGACGAAATCACTGACCTGCTGCGTGCCGACAACGACGCGCCCGTAGTGAACCTGGTGGCCCTGCCCGGCCTCGGAGATCTGGACGAAGCCCGGAAAGCCGGCGCCGTGGACGGGGAACTCGTAAAGGATTCCGCGCTCTTCTCCGCCGGCGACGTCGGGCGCCTGGACTCTGTGCGCGCCGGCACCACGCGGGTGCAGGACGCCGGCTCCCAGCTGGTGGCCCGGGCCCTGGCCGAACTGAAACTCGACGGTTCCTCCATCGATGAGGACGGCGTGGAGAAGTGGCTGGACATGTGTGCCGGCCCCGGCGGCAAAGCCGCGCTGCTCGCGGCCCTGGCCCACGAACAGGGCGCCGTCCTGCTGGCCAACGAACCGGCCCCGCACCGTGCCCAGCTGGTTCGGCAAGCCCTGGAAGCCGTACCGGGGGAGACCTGGAACGTACGCACCGGGGACGGCCGCACCATTGCCGAGGACTACCCCGAAACCTTTGACCGGATCCTGGTAGACGCTCCCTGCACCGGACTGGGCGCCCTGCGCCGCCGGCCCGAGTCGCGCTGGCGCCGCCAGCCCGGCGACGTCGGCGAACTGGGCATCCTGCAGCGCGAACTGCTGACCACCGCCGTCGACGCCGTGAAGCCCGGCGGTGTGGTGGCCTACGTGACCTGCTCCCCGCACCCGGCCGAAACCACCGCCGTCGTCTCCGACGTGATGCGCAAGCGCAACGACCTCGAACTGCTCGACGCCGGTGCCGCCCTGGATGCGGTCAGCCTGCCCGGTGCGCTGGAGGCCGGACATGAGTCCACCGCCCAGCTGTGGCCGCACATCCATGCGACCGACGCCATGTTCCTGGCGCTCATCCGCCGCAAGATCTAG
- the def gene encoding peptide deformylase, translating into MAILTIRTLGDPVLRTRAEDVTDFGPELAKLVADMEETMEDVDGAGLAAPQVGVSLRVFTYRVGGQSGHVVNPVLELSEDRQEEQLEGCLSIPGLGYRAPRFRWARVTGVDLHGNPISIEGEGLLARCFQHETDHLNGSLYIDRLEGEDRKEALRAIRQREYDAVAARTVSERAQSVGSSFGGGSVGAGSFGGGSFGSGAKAGA; encoded by the coding sequence CCCGGGCCGAAGACGTCACCGATTTTGGCCCGGAACTGGCCAAGCTGGTAGCGGACATGGAGGAAACCATGGAGGACGTCGACGGCGCCGGCCTGGCCGCGCCGCAGGTGGGCGTCAGCCTGCGGGTCTTCACCTACCGTGTGGGCGGCCAGTCGGGCCACGTGGTCAATCCCGTCCTGGAACTGAGCGAAGACCGGCAGGAAGAGCAGCTGGAGGGCTGCCTGTCCATTCCCGGCCTCGGCTACCGGGCACCGCGCTTCCGCTGGGCTCGCGTCACCGGAGTAGACCTGCACGGCAACCCGATCAGCATCGAGGGCGAAGGGTTGCTTGCCCGCTGCTTCCAGCACGAAACCGACCATCTGAACGGCTCCCTGTACATTGACCGGCTCGAGGGCGAGGACCGCAAGGAAGCACTGCGTGCCATCCGCCAGCGTGAATACGACGCCGTGGCCGCACGCACCGTCAGCGAGCGTGCGCAGAGCGTCGGGTCCTCCTTCGGCGGGGGTTCGGTTGGTGCTGGCTCCTTTGGCGGCGGGTCCTTCGGGTCCGGCGCCAAGGCAGGGGCCTAG
- a CDS encoding riboflavin synthase — MFTGIVAEQGSVVSLAQNPDGDGAVLVITAPKTGAGLGLGGSIAVDGVCLTATEIRGGAISVDVMGETLKRTTVGDLEPGAKVNLERCVPAGGRLDGHVVQGHVDGVGRLLEREHLGSWDRLRFAVPAGLAKYIAEKGSIAVDGVSLTVTAVSGADAEQHWFEVGLIPTTLAETGLGALSVGSRVNLEVDVLAKYAERLLAFANPRPPAHSAAEPASGDAASGDAVSGDAVSGDAAKEG, encoded by the coding sequence ATGTTTACCGGCATAGTTGCTGAACAGGGCAGCGTGGTTTCCCTGGCACAGAATCCCGACGGCGACGGCGCGGTCCTGGTGATCACCGCGCCCAAGACGGGTGCCGGGCTGGGATTGGGCGGCTCGATTGCCGTCGACGGCGTCTGCCTCACGGCCACCGAAATCCGCGGCGGCGCGATCAGCGTGGACGTGATGGGCGAAACCCTGAAGCGCACCACCGTTGGTGATCTGGAACCCGGCGCGAAGGTGAACCTGGAACGCTGCGTTCCCGCCGGCGGCCGGCTGGACGGGCACGTGGTGCAGGGGCACGTGGACGGTGTGGGCCGGCTGCTCGAGCGGGAACATTTGGGCAGCTGGGACCGGCTGCGCTTCGCGGTGCCGGCCGGGCTCGCGAAGTACATCGCGGAGAAAGGTTCCATTGCCGTGGATGGGGTGTCCCTCACCGTTACTGCCGTCAGCGGCGCCGACGCGGAACAGCACTGGTTCGAGGTAGGGCTGATTCCGACCACGCTGGCCGAAACCGGATTGGGTGCCCTGTCCGTGGGCAGCAGGGTGAACCTGGAAGTGGACGTGCTGGCCAAATACGCCGAGCGGCTGCTGGCCTTCGCCAATCCCCGGCCTCCAGCGCATTCTGCCGCCGAGCCGGCATCGGGGGACGCTGCGTCCGGCGATGCTGTGTCCGGTGATGCTGTGTCCGGTGATGCTGCGAAGGAGGGCTAA
- the pnuC gene encoding nicotinamide riboside transporter PnuC, whose protein sequence is MDFLRWLFDAQIPVGSSSLLVRELLGNIFGLLSALGGMRRKVWAWPVGIVGNLLLLTVFLGSIFGDADTATLLGQAGRQIMFVAVSIYGWRRWQQSKTNGDAAVTPQWASGRERIGLVVIMLLGTVALTPVFARLGSYEPVWADAWTFVGSLLATYGMAKGWVEFWLIWVAVDIVGVPLLFSAGYYATAFMYLFYGGFTLAGFFVWWKAKKNEKPQVEVLMPDPRTR, encoded by the coding sequence ATGGATTTTCTGCGGTGGCTCTTTGACGCACAGATACCGGTGGGCTCAAGCTCGCTGCTGGTGCGCGAACTTCTCGGCAACATTTTCGGACTGCTCAGCGCCCTCGGCGGCATGCGGCGCAAGGTCTGGGCCTGGCCGGTGGGCATCGTAGGCAACCTGCTCCTGCTGACAGTGTTCCTGGGCTCCATCTTCGGCGACGCCGACACCGCCACGCTGCTGGGCCAGGCCGGCCGGCAGATCATGTTCGTTGCTGTCTCGATCTATGGCTGGCGGCGCTGGCAGCAGAGCAAAACCAACGGCGACGCCGCCGTGACCCCGCAGTGGGCCTCCGGCCGGGAGCGGATCGGGCTGGTGGTCATCATGTTGCTCGGCACCGTGGCCCTCACTCCGGTCTTCGCCCGCCTGGGCTCCTACGAACCGGTCTGGGCCGATGCCTGGACCTTCGTCGGCTCACTGCTGGCCACTTACGGCATGGCGAAGGGCTGGGTGGAGTTCTGGCTGATCTGGGTGGCTGTGGACATTGTGGGTGTGCCGTTGCTCTTCAGCGCCGGTTACTACGCCACCGCCTTTATGTACCTCTTCTACGGCGGCTTTACCCTGGCCGGCTTCTTTGTATGGTGGAAGGCTAAAAAGAACGAAAAGCCCCAGGTGGAAGTCCTCATGCCTGATCCCCGGACACGCTGA
- the fmt gene encoding methionyl-tRNA formyltransferase, with product MALRVLFAGTPSVAVPSLDALVEAGFDVVGVLTRPDAPLGRKKVLTPSPVAARAQELGLPVIRASKVDDEAIAAIAALEPDVAAIVAYGALVPARALTVPRHGWINLHFSLLPAWRGAAPVQHAVIAGDDVTGASTFLLETGLDTGPVYGTMTETVRPEDTSGDLLERLSHSGAVLLAQTLSAVDAGAAVAVPQQGDITLAPKLTIDDARVDWQQPALAIRRRINGVTPEPGAWTGWDGARFKIGAAALRPDVTDLLPGQVRFSGGGSAAALVGTGSHALELLRVQPAGKKMMPGADWARGLANREDVVFE from the coding sequence GTGGCGCTTCGAGTTCTTTTCGCCGGCACCCCGTCGGTGGCCGTGCCGTCCCTGGATGCCCTCGTGGAGGCCGGGTTCGACGTTGTTGGCGTCCTGACCCGGCCCGACGCACCGCTGGGCCGCAAGAAGGTCCTGACCCCGTCGCCGGTGGCCGCCCGTGCCCAGGAGCTGGGCCTGCCGGTGATCCGCGCATCCAAGGTGGACGATGAAGCCATTGCCGCCATCGCCGCCCTGGAGCCCGACGTCGCAGCCATTGTTGCTTACGGCGCCCTGGTTCCGGCCCGGGCCCTGACCGTGCCGCGGCACGGCTGGATCAACCTGCACTTTTCCCTGCTGCCGGCCTGGCGCGGAGCCGCTCCCGTGCAGCACGCCGTGATTGCCGGAGACGATGTCACCGGTGCCTCCACCTTCCTGCTGGAAACCGGTCTGGACACCGGCCCGGTGTACGGCACCATGACCGAAACCGTCCGGCCGGAGGACACCAGCGGAGACCTGCTGGAACGGCTCTCGCACTCCGGTGCGGTGCTCCTGGCCCAGACCCTCAGCGCCGTGGACGCCGGTGCCGCCGTCGCCGTCCCGCAGCAGGGTGACATCACCCTGGCTCCCAAGCTGACCATCGACGATGCCCGCGTGGACTGGCAGCAGCCCGCCCTGGCTATCCGCCGAAGGATCAACGGCGTCACCCCCGAACCCGGCGCCTGGACCGGCTGGGACGGCGCCCGGTTCAAGATCGGCGCCGCAGCCCTGCGCCCCGACGTCACAGACCTGCTCCCCGGCCAGGTCCGATTCAGCGGCGGCGGCAGCGCTGCCGCCCTGGTGGGCACCGGATCGCACGCCCTGGAACTGCTGCGGGTACAGCCTGCGGGCAAGAAAATGATGCCGGGGGCCGACTGGGCCCGCGGCCTCGCCAACCGTGAGGACGTGGTCTTCGAATGA
- the ribD gene encoding bifunctional diaminohydroxyphosphoribosylaminopyrimidine deaminase/5-amino-6-(5-phosphoribosylamino)uracil reductase RibD — MRPEDFTAGEVAAMDEALDLAARGVRGANPLVGAVILDADGATLATGYHRGAGTPHAEADALANARAARADVTGATMVVTLEPCNHTGRTGPCSQAIIDAGPRRVVFAAPDTSDAAAGGAEALRAAGIEVASGLGAGAATELNERWIAAVAERRPFVTVKIAQSLDGRIAAADGTSQWITGPEARRDGHALRSRVDAVLAGTGTVLADNPRLTARIPDGTPNGTANGTANDTDAQRQPLRVVVGRRPIPENAAVRGTDGRFLQLALHDPAEVAADLYGRGVRHLLVEGGAILASAFLRAGLVDELVVYTAPLLLGAGTDSLQGIGVQTLGQAPRWRWDSAAGGAVAHLGRDLRLRLQPATAISEESEDA; from the coding sequence ATGCGCCCCGAAGACTTCACTGCGGGCGAAGTTGCCGCCATGGATGAAGCTTTGGACCTGGCGGCGCGCGGCGTCCGCGGCGCCAATCCACTGGTGGGGGCCGTGATTCTCGACGCCGACGGTGCCACCCTGGCGACCGGTTACCACCGCGGGGCCGGAACTCCGCACGCCGAAGCCGATGCCCTGGCCAACGCCCGCGCAGCACGCGCAGACGTCACCGGCGCCACCATGGTGGTGACCCTGGAACCCTGCAACCACACCGGCCGCACGGGGCCCTGCTCGCAGGCAATCATCGACGCCGGCCCGCGCCGGGTGGTGTTCGCCGCACCGGATACCAGTGATGCCGCGGCTGGGGGAGCGGAGGCCCTGCGCGCGGCCGGTATCGAGGTGGCCTCCGGACTGGGTGCCGGTGCTGCCACGGAGTTGAACGAGCGCTGGATTGCGGCTGTGGCGGAGCGCCGGCCGTTCGTCACGGTCAAGATCGCCCAAAGCCTGGACGGACGGATTGCCGCAGCGGACGGCACCAGCCAGTGGATCACCGGCCCGGAGGCCCGGCGAGACGGTCACGCACTGCGCTCCCGGGTGGACGCCGTCCTGGCCGGCACAGGCACGGTCCTGGCCGATAACCCCCGGCTGACTGCCCGCATCCCGGACGGCACCCCGAACGGCACCGCAAACGGCACCGCAAACGACACAGACGCGCAGCGGCAGCCGCTGCGCGTCGTCGTCGGCCGCCGTCCGATCCCCGAAAACGCGGCGGTCCGCGGGACCGACGGGCGGTTCCTCCAGCTGGCCCTCCACGATCCCGCGGAGGTAGCCGCGGACCTGTACGGGCGCGGGGTGCGGCACCTGCTGGTGGAAGGCGGCGCCATCCTGGCCAGCGCGTTCCTGCGTGCCGGCCTGGTGGATGAACTGGTGGTCTACACCGCACCGCTGCTGCTGGGCGCGGGCACGGATTCGCTGCAGGGTATCGGTGTGCAGACGCTCGGCCAGGCGCCGCGCTGGCGCTGGGACTCCGCTGCCGGCGGTGCCGTAGCGCACCTTGGCAGGGACCTCCGGCTCCGGCTGCAGCCTGCTACGGCCATTTCCGAAGAATCGGAGGACGCATAA
- the rpe gene encoding ribulose-phosphate 3-epimerase, with protein sequence MSKCCINPSILSADFVNLEAELERISAADAVHVDVMDNHFVPNLTIGLPVVERIQQVSKLPLDAHLMISDVDRWAPLYAEAGLASVTFHVEASTAPIKLARDLRDRGAKAGMALRPATPVEPYLDMLPELDMLLIMTVEPGFGGQKFLDVTLPKIRRAADAVRGSGLPLAIQVDGGISAETIERAAEAGANVFVAGSAVYGSGDPNDAIRKLRASAEAAVQE encoded by the coding sequence GTGAGCAAGTGCTGCATCAACCCGAGCATCCTCTCGGCCGATTTCGTCAATCTTGAAGCCGAGCTGGAGCGGATCAGCGCTGCCGACGCCGTCCACGTGGACGTGATGGACAACCACTTCGTACCGAACCTGACCATCGGTCTGCCCGTGGTGGAGCGGATCCAGCAGGTGTCCAAGCTGCCGCTGGATGCTCACCTGATGATTTCCGACGTCGACCGCTGGGCACCGCTGTATGCGGAGGCGGGTCTGGCCTCGGTCACGTTCCATGTGGAGGCCTCGACGGCGCCCATCAAGCTGGCACGCGACCTGCGGGACCGCGGTGCCAAGGCCGGGATGGCGCTGCGCCCGGCCACCCCGGTGGAACCGTACCTGGACATGCTGCCCGAACTGGACATGTTGCTGATCATGACGGTGGAGCCGGGCTTCGGCGGGCAGAAGTTCTTGGACGTCACCCTGCCCAAGATCCGCCGTGCCGCTGACGCGGTGCGCGGGTCCGGCCTGCCGCTGGCCATCCAGGTGGACGGGGGAATCTCTGCGGAAACCATCGAGCGGGCCGCCGAGGCCGGTGCGAATGTCTTTGTGGCCGGGTCCGCCGTCTACGGATCAGGTGATCCTAATGACGCTATCCGTAAACTGCGCGCTTCGGCCGAAGCAGCTGTGCAAGAATAG